The Dehalococcoidia bacterium DNA window CGGCCGCCTTGTGGCCGCCGCGCCTCGGCAGCGCGTCGCGGCGGATCAGCTGCTCCTCAAGCCGCTCGTCGGCCAGGCGCAGCAGCCCAACCTTCTCCAGCTCGTGCGCCAGGTCGAGCAGTTGCAGGGCGCTGAGGTTGCGTTGTTGCGTCAACAGGAGGAACTGATCGAGCAAAGCGCGCAGGCTCTCGTCTTGCTGGAACTGGCGCGGCATGGCCTCACCCCCCGGCCCCCTCTCCAGGTCTTTCCATCGCGCGGAGCGCGATCTCAGATGGAGAGGGGGAGGCTGCGGTTGGGATTGTAGTTGATGGGAGGATCAGCGGGCGGTCGTGCAGCGGGTGGGAAAGGACGGTGATCGGGTGCTCGAAGACGGTCGCAAGCAGCTCGGCCGTGAGCACCTCCCACGGGGCGCCGCAGGCGACGAGGCGGCCGCGTTGCAGCACGGCCACACGGCCGGCGCAGGCGGCGGCAAGGTTCAGGTCGTGCACGACGATCAGCACGGCGCCGCCCGCCGCGGCCTGCTCCCGCGCGATCTGCATCACCAGCTCTTGATGGCGGATGTCCAGCGCCGCGGTCGGCTCGTCCAGCAGCAGGATCGGCGCCTGCTGCGCCAGCACCCGTGCCAGCGTCACCCGTTGCTGCTCGCCGGTGGAGAGCGAGGGATAGGCGCGGCCGGCCAGCTCCAGCGCATCCACCCGCGCCAGCGCCTCGCGCACGATCGCCAGGTCGGCGTCGCTCTCGCCGCGGCGGGCGCCGAGGTGCGGGCCTCTGCCCATCAGCGCGACCTCGAAGGCGCTGAAGGCGAACTGCAACAGCGTCTGCTGCGGCATCACGGCGCGCCGCAGCGCCAGCGCCCGCGGGCGGAACGCCGAGAGCGGCCGGCCGTCCAGCAGCACCGCGCCGGCTGCCGGTGTGAGATCGCCGGCCAGCACGCTCAGCAGGGTCGATTTGCCGGCGCCGTTCGGACCCACGAGCGCAAGCACTTCGCCCGCCCGCAGCGCGATGCTGACGCCGTCCAGCAGCAGCGCCTCGCCCGCGCGGAAACAGACACCGCGGGCCTCAAGCACGGTAGGAAACAGGGAACAGGGAATAGCGAATAGCGATGGTGTAAGGCGTGGGGCGCAGGGCGCGGAGTCCTGGTCGGAGCGCTTCGGACTTCACGGTGCTCTGGCGCAGGGCGCTCCGCGGTGCGTAGAGAGCAGGCATGGCGCCGCGCCGCTCCCCACGCCTTCTGTCCCCTGTTCCCTGCGCCCTCCGCCCTCGTCTCATCCCCAGCCGCCATGCTCCTGCCGGGTGCGGTCCAGCAGCCAGAGGAAGAACGGCCCGCCGGCCAGCGCTGTGACCACGCCCAGCGGAATCTCGCGCGGCAGCGCCACGGTGCGGGCGAACAGGTCCGCGAGCAAGAGCAGCGCCGCGCCGGCCAGGGCGCTGGCCGGGAGCAGGGTGCGGTGGTCGGCCCGGCGATCAGGCGGATGATGTGCGGCACCACGAGGCCAACAAAGCTGATCACGCCGGCCACGGCCACGGCCGCCCCCGTGAGCAGCGCCGCCATCGCGATCAGGATGAAGCGCGCCCGCTCCGTGTCCACGCCCAGGTGCCGCGCCTCGCTTTCGCCCAGCACCAGCAGGTTGAGCGTACGGCCGTAGCGCGGCAGCACGAGCGAGCCAATGATCACAAACGGCGCCACCGCACCCACGGTCGTCCAGGTCGCGCTGCCCAGACTGCCGAGCTGCCAGAAGACGACGTTGCGCAACTGCGCGTCGTTGGCGAGGAAGAGCAGCAGCCCGGTCAGTGCCCCGGCGATCGCGTTCAGCGCCACGCCGGCCAGGATCAGCGTCACCACCTCGGTGCGGCCGCCGTAGCGGGCGAAGCGGTAGACGACGAGCGTGGCCAGCAGCCCGCCGGCGAAGCCCGCCAGCGGCAAGGAGGCCGCACCAAGCGCGGTGAAGCCGATCACGATCGCCGCCACGGCGCCGAGGGCGCTGCCAGCCGAGACACCGATCAACCCCGGCTCGGCCAGCGGGTTGCGGAAGATGCCCTGCAAGACCGCGCCGGCCAGCGCCAGCGCCCCGCCGACCAGCCCGGCCATGACGATGCGCGGCAGCCGGATCGCCCAGAGCACCGCATCCTGCTGCCGCGTGACCGCGACATCGATATGGATGCCCGCATGGCGCAGCACGATCGCAATCGCCTCCAGCGGCGAGATGCGCACCGCGCCGATGCCCGCGTTCAGCAGCGTGGCGCCGACAAGCAGCAGCAGCAGGGCCGGAAACAACGCCGGCCGCGAGCGCACAAAGGCGCCGGCGCCAGCCGCGCCCTCGCCTCGCGCCCTTGCCCACGGCCGTGCCAGTTGCAAGACTCCGCCAATCCTCCGCGCACCGGCGGCCCCTCGGCCCTCACCCCCGGCCCCTCTCCCAATCCTGGGAGAGGGGAGGCCTTTTACTACGCCCTACGCCCTGCGCCCCCGTTTCCTGTTCCCTACTTCAACTCGGGGTGGAGCAGCTTCGCCAGGTCGCTCAGCGCCTGGCCGGTACGCGGCCCCATACCCAGCAGGTACTGATCTTCCAGGCTGACCACGCGCTTGTTCTGGCCTGCCGGCGTCTGCGCGATGCCGGGGATCTGCAGCACGCCGTCCACACCGCCCGCGTCCTTCAGCGCCGCGCTCGTGATCAGGATCACGTCGGGCGCGGCCGTCACCAGCGCCTCGGCCGTGATCGGCTTCGAACCCTGGATGCCCGCCGCGTCGGCCGCGTCAACGCCGCCCGCGGCCACGATCATGTCGTGCGAGGGGAAGCCCTGGCCCCAGATCTGCTGCGTGCCGCCGCCGCGGATGTTCAGGAAGGCGACCTTCGGCTTGCTGGTGGCCTTCGCGGCCAGCGCCTTCGCCTCGTTCACGCTTTGCTGCTCGGCGGCGATCAGTGCTGCACCGCGACCGGGCACACCCAGCGCCGCGGCGATGTTGCGAATCTTGGTGGGAATGCCGTCGATCGTGGCATCGTACTTGAAGATCACGACGGGCACGCCGGCGCCGCGCAGCTGCTCGATTACCGGCGGCGGACCGGCCATTTCGTCGCCGACGATCAGCGATGGCTTGAGCGCGAGGATCGGCTCAGCGGTGAGCGTACGCTGGTAGCCGATCTGCGGCAGCTTCGTCACCTCGGGCGGATAGGTCGAGCTGATGTCCACGCCGGCCACGTTTGAGCCAAGGCCGAGCGCGTAGATGATCTCGGTGATGTCGCCGTCGAGCGGCACCATGCGGTCGATGTTCGTGACCTGGATGCCCTTGCCGTCCTTGTCCGTTGCCGTGGCGGGCAGCTTCGGCGCCGTCTCGGTAGCGACAGCCGCCGCGGGCGAACCGGCGGCGGTTGGCGATGCGGATGCGGCCGTGGGCGAGACGGCAGCCGGCGAGCTGCGCGCGGCCGTGGCTGCTGTGCCGGACGGAGCCGACGCGGCGGCCGGCGTGCCGGCGGCGCGTGAGGCCGCGGGCGGCTGCGTGGCGGCGCTGTTGGCCTTGTTGCCGCCGATGTTGTTACTGCTGCTGCACGCCACCAGCGCGACGGCCAGCAGCACGGCCGCGATCGGCCGCAGGGCGCGGAGATAGGGGATCACGCGTGCGACTCCTGCCGTGCGATTGCTGCGCCCGCGGTCGCAAACCGGCGTGCGCACGGCGGCAGCAGCCCGCCCTGCCGCGGCGCCGCGACGCAAGGGGGCCGCCGCGGCCTGTATCCAGTCTCCGAAGCCCCCGGCGCGGCGTCAAACAGATCTGTACATCCAGCCGCGCCGATCTCGGAGATTTAGCAAGAATTACCCAGAGTCCGTGCGTGGCCGCGGCCTGCCCTCAGCCCGCCGGCGCGGCGACGATGCGCTCCGGGTAGCGGGCATAGGTGATGATCGACCGCGGCTCGATCGCCAGGTAGCAACCGTCGCCCGGCCGGCCCCAACCGCGCGGGCTGGTATCGCCCAGCCCAACGTGCACGGCTTCAATTCGCGCGAAGTCCGCGTCGTCCTGGTGCACGGGCCGCGCCGTGCCCTGCACGATCACCGCCAGGTCGATGCCCTCGAAGGTCGTGAGCGCCACCCTCGGCTGCCGCGCCACCATGCGGTAGCGGGCGGCCGTGCGCGTGGTGGGAATGTGGAAGACGCCGCCGATCAGCAGACAGCCGATCGGCGCCACGCGCGGCTCGCCGGCGGCCGTGGCCGTGCTCAGCGCCACGACGGTGTTGCCGTTGAAGACGGCGACCACCTGCCGCGCCGAAAGCGAGTGCTCCGGCATCTCGAACGAGCTGCGCAGAAACGGCCCCGCCCCGGCGATGCCGCGATCGATCAGCGCCTGCAGGCGCGCCATGTCCGCAGCTGACTCCTGCATCCATGCCCCCGCGGCCGCCGGCTCCGCTATGATCTCGGCCAGTATGGTCGCCAACTGGCCCCTGGCGGCCACATCCATCGTAGCGGGAGAAAGGGAGCAGCGATCAAATGTGTGATGGCCGTGAGCCGATCATCGCCGCCGGCACGGAATTCGATGCCGAGATCACCGCCACCGTCAAAGAGGCCGTGTGGGCCTTCCTCGCGACCGCCGGCGGGCGCCAGCCGCACGTGCGCGTCGTCCATCCCGTGTGGGAAGGGCGCGCCGTCTGGATCGCGACGCGCAGCGGCTCGGCCAAAGTGCGCCAGCTCGCGCGCAACCCGCGAGCCGAGCTGTTCTATTGGACCCATGCCGGCAAGCACCTCACCGTGACCGGCGCCTGCGTGCTCGCTGCCGCCGCGTCCGAGAAGGCGCGGCTCTGGGCGCTCTTCAAGGAAGACCCGATCGCCGGCTACGACCCGGCCCTGATCTGGAAAGGGCCCGACGATCCCAACCTCGCCCTGCTGCGCCTCGATCCGCGCCGCATCGAGGCGTTCAACACGCCGGAGCTGGCGCAGGGGATCAAGCCGCGCCTCTGGCGGGCGCAGGGGTAGGCTGCAGCCGGGCGGTGCGGGACCGCCGAGTCAGGCCGTCGCTTCCACGAACTGCGCGCGGAAGGCCGCGATCTCCGCCCGCGGCACGCCGATGCCGCGCAGGTAGCCGGCGGTCGAGCCGTGGCGCTCGTCCAGGTAGGAGAGCACGGCCTGCATCGCCGCGGCCGGCGCCCGGAAGAGCGGTTCGGCCCTGTCGATGTCGACGCCGCGCGCGCGGCTGCGGGCGCGGAACTCCGGCAGCTTCGGCGCAATGTAGCCGTCGGAGAGCGCGAAGTCGGCGATGATCGCCTCGTCCGGCACGCCGGCGGTACGCAGCAGCAGCGCCGCGGTCACGCCGGTGCGGTCCTTGCCGGCGGCGCAGTGAAACAGATAGGGGTACGACTCCTCCGCGGCCAGGTGCGCGAAGACGCGGCGAAACGTCTCGCCGCTGTGCTCCAGCATGTGGATGAACATCTGCTCCAAACGGAAGGCGCCCCAGTCGAAGCCGGGGCTGCGGTCATCGCCCATCACGTTGACGTTCACACGCATCGGGTTGTGCACGTGGCGCACGCCGGGCGGCAGCCGGTCGGGATAACGCGCGATCTCCTGCTCGCTGCGCAGATCGCAGACCAGTCCCAGGCCGAGCCGTGCGATCGCGATCTGGTCGGCGTCGCTCAGATAGGCAAGGGAATCGGCGCGAAAGATACGGCCGCTGCGCGTGCGTCTACCGCCATCGGTGGCGTAGCCGCCCAGGTCGCGCAGGTTGAACATCCCCTCCAGCCGCAGCGGTGTACCGGGCGCGGCCAGCGCCTCCGCGTGCAGATCCGAGAGGGCGGCGGGAGGTTGCGCGATCGGCGGCGCCGCGGCCGGCCGGCGGCTGCCGGCGTTGTGCCGCTGCGGCGCCGGCGAGGCGGCAAGCGGGCGCTTCGGGGCGAAGTTCGACATAGACCCTCTTTCGGAAGCGGCGGACTACTGGATTCGGCGCCGTCCGCTCCGATGCTCAGAGTAGCGGTTCCGCGTTAGGTCGGCGTTACGCGCCGCCGCTGCCGCCGAGCACGGGCCAAACTGTTACCCGACTGTTATCCCGCGGGTAGCAGACACGCCTGCGCCGGCGATCCGCCGCTGCCGAGGATGATGGCGAGGGGGCATCGCATGTTCACACGCAAGAGCAAGCCGGTCGAAGATCGCGTGCATCGTGTCGTCGAGGCGACGGGGCGGGCGCCGGAGCTTCGACAGGAGGGTGAGCCGCCGGGCGACAGTTTCCGCGCGGCGCCGGGGCCGATTCCGCCGCGGCGCATCGTCGAGCCGGAACCCGAGCCGCTCTATCCGGCGCCCGGCCGCGATGCCGCACCGATCGAGCAGGTAAGCTCGCTGCGCCAGAGCGTGATGCAGCGCGTGGAGCGCGAGCCGGTGAAAGAAGAGCCGGCGCTGGTGGCGCGCGTGCGCAGCAACTGGCTGCGCGACCGCCCCGACCCGCTGGTGCTCGGCGCCGTGGTGGTCGTGGCCGTGGTGGTCGGCCTGGTGCTGCTGCCGCTGCTCTTCCACGGCGGCAGCTCCAAGAAGAGCAGCACCGCGCAGAACCCGACCACGGTGGCGGCCCAGCCGGCCGCTCCGGCGGTCAGCGCCGTCGCCGGTAAGGCAACGGCCGCGCCGGCGACATCATCAAGCCCGATCTTCGCCGCGGAGACGCCGGCGGCCACGGCGGCCGCGGCGCGGCCCGCCGCCTCGCCGCCGGTCTTCGGCGCCCCGGCCGCTGCCGGCCCGCAGTCCGGCAGTGCTGCTTCGCCCGCGGGCGGCCTCGGCCCGGCGGCGCGCACGGTCGCAACCTCAGCGGCTACGCCCGCGCCCGGCGCCACGCCACCGCTGACGCGCCCGGCGCGCAGCGCCCCGCTCACCCCTCCCTCGGCCACGCCGGATCCGGGCCAGTCGCTGGTTGGCGTCGTCGGCAACGCCGCGGCCGCACAGCCGCCGGCGCAGGTGGGCAGCAGCTCGCCCGGCCAGGTCAACATCCCCGGCGTGACCTCGAGCAGCAGTGCCGGCAGCGGCAGCAGCCGTGCCGGCGTGGCTCCCGCCCGCGTCAGCGGCGGCGGCAGCGCCCCGGTGGCCGCGGCCGCGCCGCAGCCCTCGACGATCGCGCCTAGCCTGGACGACATCGCCGCGCAGACGCAGCGCGCGGCCAGCGCCGCCTCCTCGCGCGGCGGGCACTAACAGCCGGAGAGCAAGCATGGTGCAGGCAGCCTATCTGCGCGACGCGGGTGCGGGCGCGCCGAAGGACCCGGTCTTCGAGATTTGGCCCGCTTCGCCGCAGACCGCGGCGGCCACCGGCCTTTCGGCCGTCTTCCTCGAAGAGCTGATTCTCAAGACGATTCACTACGCCGGGCCGTCGACGCTCGAACACCTGCAGCGGCGCACCGGCCTCTCGGCAGCGGTGGTGGAAGAGATTACCGATAGCCTGCGTGGCCTCGGCCTGGTCGACATCTCCACCGTGCAGGACCACGGCGGCCAAAACTACTCCGCGCTCGGCTACCGCTTCGTGCTCAGCGGCAAGGGGCAGGCCCGCGCCCAGGACGCGCTCAGCCGCTCGC harbors:
- a CDS encoding heme ABC transporter ATP-binding protein, encoding MLEARGVCFRAGEALLLDGVSIALRAGEVLALVGPNGAGKSTLLSVLAGDLTPAAGAVLLDGRPLSAFRPRALALRRAVMPQQTLLQFAFSAFEVALMGRGPHLGARRGESDADLAIVREALARVDALELAGRAYPSLSTGEQQRVTLARVLAQQAPILLLDEPTAALDIRHQELVMQIAREQAAAGGAVLIVVHDLNLAAACAGRVAVLQRGRLVACGAPWEVLTAELLATVFEHPITVLSHPLHDRPLILPSTTIPTAASPSPSEIALRAMERPGEGAGG
- a CDS encoding iron chelate uptake ABC transporter family permease subunit gives rise to the protein MLADLFARTVALPREIPLGVVTALAGGPFFLWLLDRTRQEHGGWG
- a CDS encoding ABC transporter substrate-binding protein — protein: MIPYLRALRPIAAVLLAVALVACSSSNNIGGNKANSAATQPPAASRAAGTPAAASAPSGTAATAARSSPAAVSPTAASASPTAAGSPAAAVATETAPKLPATATDKDGKGIQVTNIDRMVPLDGDITEIIYALGLGSNVAGVDISSTYPPEVTKLPQIGYQRTLTAEPILALKPSLIVGDEMAGPPPVIEQLRGAGVPVVIFKYDATIDGIPTKIRNIAAALGVPGRGAALIAAEQQSVNEAKALAAKATSKPKVAFLNIRGGGTQQIWGQGFPSHDMIVAAGGVDAADAAGIQGSKPITAEALVTAAPDVILITSAALKDAGGVDGVLQIPGIAQTPAGQNKRVVSLEDQYLLGMGPRTGQALSDLAKLLHPELK
- a CDS encoding pyridoxamine 5'-phosphate oxidase family protein, with translation MQESAADMARLQALIDRGIAGAGPFLRSSFEMPEHSLSARQVVAVFNGNTVVALSTATAAGEPRVAPIGCLLIGGVFHIPTTRTAARYRMVARQPRVALTTFEGIDLAVIVQGTARPVHQDDADFARIEAVHVGLGDTSPRGWGRPGDGCYLAIEPRSIITYARYPERIVAAPAG
- a CDS encoding pyridoxamine 5'-phosphate oxidase family protein — its product is MCDGREPIIAAGTEFDAEITATVKEAVWAFLATAGGRQPHVRVVHPVWEGRAVWIATRSGSAKVRQLARNPRAELFYWTHAGKHLTVTGACVLAAAASEKARLWALFKEDPIAGYDPALIWKGPDDPNLALLRLDPRRIEAFNTPELAQGIKPRLWRAQG
- a CDS encoding tyrosine-protein phosphatase → MSNFAPKRPLAASPAPQRHNAGSRRPAAAPPIAQPPAALSDLHAEALAAPGTPLRLEGMFNLRDLGGYATDGGRRTRSGRIFRADSLAYLSDADQIAIARLGLGLVCDLRSEQEIARYPDRLPPGVRHVHNPMRVNVNVMGDDRSPGFDWGAFRLEQMFIHMLEHSGETFRRVFAHLAAEESYPYLFHCAAGKDRTGVTAALLLRTAGVPDEAIIADFALSDGYIAPKLPEFRARSRARGVDIDRAEPLFRAPAAAMQAVLSYLDERHGSTAGYLRGIGVPRAEIAAFRAQFVEATA